TTTTGTAGTTTTTTGAGAAAGAAATATCCTATATCAGGATGTACATAAACATCATCATGTTCCAGTATTTCTTCAAGTACAGTCAGTAATTGATTGGTTGGCATATTTTTTAATAGAAATCCATCAAATAAATCTAATTCTATATAGCTTTGAATATTGTCGGGTTTCAGACCCAATAAAACCACTTTTGCTCCTTTTTTGCGCATCTCGATAAGAAACCGTTCTATTTTGGAATTAGAGATTCTCTCTATAATGATTAGTCTGGGGACATCTTTATTCTCATATCGGAACTGTTTCGAATCGGTTCCGATAATATCAAAAAACCGGCCATATTTTAGTTCAAGTAGTTTCTTTAAACCTTCTCTAAAAGAGGTTTTATCATTAATGATCATGATATTTTCCATTGAACACATATCCCTCCTTTTCCACACAAAAAACCCTTGCCGTAAATGCACATACTCGTAGCGCATCTACAACAAGGGTTCGTCCCTTTGATTATTTAATTAAAACTTATTATACAATAATGTCTTCTAATCGTCACTATTACGAAGAGCCTTTTTTCCAATTTACTGGTTTAGGACAGGAAATTGATGAAATTTCCCCATTAACCAGTAAAGCATATTGACCGTAACCCTCTTCATCTATGACCCATGCCATTTTAGAGGCTATAGAAAGAGAAGACTTGTGGTCATGTAATGGAATTGGAGACTTATATACCCTCTTACTCCAACCCATTTCGGCCTCACTTTTATTTTTAGGTAAAGGAATCGGTTTTTTACATTGACTAATGATCCAACATCCATACTGTCTACAAGGGGAAACATACCAGAATGCATCATCTCTATTTGAGGAAAAGTCCGGTTTTAACGGATATGTGTAATTTTTTTTAAGAGATTTTCCAACTAGTTCATGAAAGATTTCTTCATCATTCAAAAGGTAATCAGCTTCTTCCTCGATTAATGAAAATCTAAAACCAACTTGGTCTTTTTTAGGCATGGACATTTCATTCTTGCTTAAAAAAAATCCACATCTTGCTGCTTCATAAGGGCTATCTACATTTATGTTTTTATTAATAGAACATTTTCCAGTAATCTCATCAAAAAGATCACAAGAATTTCGACAAGTAATATCATTGTTTAAATTTATATTTCGGTTGTTATCTACTACAAGCTTCAACATGGAATCACCTTTTTATGTAGAATTAAGCAGCTCCCAACACAATTGGCATTAATGTTGTTAGAACTGTTAATAGAGCTGCGCTCACCCACAATCTTTTACTCCATCTTCCATACTCTGGATGGTCGATAAAATGATAAAACATGTAGAAGACTAAACCAATTAAAACCATTCCGATGGAAGTATAGTAACCGGTGGATTTTATTAAGTTAATAATATCACTTGCAAGCAGTGTAACATTTTTACTATTTGTAGTAAATATTATAATTACCATTATACGGATAAAAAAGAAAGTTATGGGTACCCAAATTAATACGCCAGTAGAGAATTTCATGACTTGTCCAGTTTTTGTTACTATGGAATATCCCATTCTAACAACACCCATTAAAAACATAATGGTAAATAAAGCGGAGAAAATAAATGAAATAGTTGGAGCTAAGCCATTAATGCTTTCAGTCCAGGTATTTACTTGATTATTAAAACTAGGCTCAGATCCCCTGTTAAGAATAGGATTCGCTTTTGCTGATAACGGTAAGACAAATGAAAAAATTACGATCAAAAGGATTATGTAATATCTTCGTAAATTCATTTTTTCCCTCCATTGCCTTCAAATCGGAAACAAACGGCTGATTCAAATGAAGCAGTACTCATTTTGCCATTAACTACTGGTACTTTAGTAATAAATTTATATCTTCCTTTATTATAATCTAGTACATGGTCCAACGTAGCTAACCATTGGCTAAGAATTTGTTGATTGATAACTTGATTGTTTACAAGAATTGAATTTACCTTTCGCCCATCTAATTCCATAGAAAAAAGAATTGTTTTAAGGGTATGTTGGTGTCCTTTAAAGGTGACATTCTTTATGTAAGGACGGAAAGGAATTAAACTAATAAAAAGTATTCTGGCAGATTGTAAAATTTGATGTTTTTCCGTTTGTCTGGAAAAAATACCTGCACTTACTTCAAAGCGAATATTGGCATGATCCATACTTCCATCAGGCAAAACATCTATATCCGCATTGAAATTAACTTCTAATTTTTTATTTAATTGCCTAGACATTGGTGATAACCAGCTCAATTCTGCAAAGAGAAGGTTATCTTCTATATTGTCATAGTACTCACTATTCTGTGGTATATCTTCAATGCCGTGGGCTTCAATATTTAATGCCTTAGCGGTGGCAGAAAAACTAAATAAAACATTCTTTAGGCCTACTTTCTGCTTTTGAAGTGTCTCTTTAATTTCTAATATTTGATTATCATTAAGTTGAGAGCTGGTAACCACTATTCATGTTCCCCTTTCCAAAGTATATAACAAAAAATGGCTAGTCAATAAACCGAACTAGCCTTTAAAATCCAATTCGGTAACTGGCTGGCATAACATTAAGTCTTAGCCCCTATAGTTTTGCGTCTTCATCTTTCGATGAATTTGCCTTTATCAATGTTACAGGAAATATTTTGGTGTATGCCTAAAGTTCGACTCATTATATTATAATTTACCCATATTAGTTGTCGTAATTTGTCGAATTCTTAACAGTTTTGCCAAAATTGTATAATGTTACATATTTTATAGTTAGAAAGCTGGATTTTAACTCCTGTTCCAAAGAAACAGTACTTATTTCCTTGGAGCAAGAGGCGACAGAAGTCGCGCTCTCTTTGTTTCTAAATAGCCATTTGCTCTTTTTGAAAGCAATATTCTTCATCCGGGATAACGTAATCTTCAGATACATCCATTTCCAAACGGAATATATTATCAACTGTTACATTTTTTCCGTTTCGAATAACATCCAGGATTAGCACATCACCTTTTTTTAATTTTGTTGCTTTTTCTCCAACGTTGATCCAAATCCTTTTACCGTCGGAAACGTGGATATAAGACTCTTCCATACCAACGATTGTTACGACCCATTGTTGAGGTCCATTGATGCAATCTGCTATTTTGGCGGAAGCAAATTGCTCATAGCCAGTTGGAGAATTTTCCTCCATTTCATCTAGATCAGCCATCTGAATATATTCTTCTTCCTCTCCATATTCAGCAAGACTAGACAGTTCATATCCATGGTCTATATCTAGTTCATACTCGATTTCTTCACTTGGTTGGTCAAGTTCAAAAACGGGATTCACATTATCGAACTCACCCAATCCCAATTCTTGTTGAACTTCTTCAAATAACCCTTCGGTAGCTTCATCAAGATCAGAAAATGTTACTTGATCAGGGTCTTCTATTAGAACGGGATTTATTACTTGAATAGGCTGGCAAGAAATAATTTCCTCCTTGGACTCCGTACAATCTACTTCTAGCTGAGTCAAACGCTCAAAGTATTCGTAATGGCTCCGGATCTTTAATTCTTGACAATAAACAAAAACATAGTATTCAACTAGCCAGTAAAAATATACTAGCCAGTCCATTGTTAAGGTTAATGTCACTTTCATTTCCTCCCAATTTAAAATAGTTCAAACGCTAATTGACCAGTAACTGGTCCATTACGTTTCTTTCGAGATTTATTCTCCTCTTCCTTAATTTCAAATAAAGATATTTGTTGGTTTTCAACAGTCGCGGCAACTTCTCTTTCAAATTCGGTTAAATAAGCAACAATTTCCCCATCTACGATACAATCAAATCCAAAAGCTGCAACAAGATCTACTTCTAATACGTTATTAACGAAGGTAAATCCATTAACAATGCCTTTTTCAATGTTTGCTGTAATGGTAGTTGCTTTCCGAATAAGAACGTTCCTAGAAGAATCAGATTCAATTTGCTGATTAACCCAAATAATGAATTGCTCTTTAGGTGTGAGCTGTTTCTGTTTCTTTTTGCCAATACCGGCCAAAATTTCTCTTGCTCGGTCAGATGCTTCAGCAACCCATTCTTCAGTAGAACCTTTAAGGACAACACCTTTTTTTATGGATTTAATAAGCATGGACTGTAGATCACCTTCATCACCAAGCATTGCGTTCAATCCGTCTGTGCTTACGTCTCCATTAATCGCACCCGCTGCTTTATTTTTCATCGCTATCAAGGTAGCCATTTGTTCTTGGAAGGTATGTTTGTAAGAAAGATAATATAAACGACATTCTTCCGTTTGCCCAATCCGCCAAGCGCGCCTTGCCGCTTGATTGATGGTGAACAACGACCAGCTGAATTGATAAAATATTAAAGTTGGAGTGCATAATAGGTCGAGTCCTACTTTAACAAGTTCCTGTGAAACAATGACTACATCGTAGCCTTCTTTCACTATTTTTTTCCGCAACCATTCACTGCGTTTATTGGTTTGGGTAGAACTAGTATCCATGATTGCTACTTTCGCACCGATTTGTTCAAGAATATACTTGAGGCGTGGACGGACATCTCTACCTTCTACACTTGAACCAGTATCTCTCACGTAAACGATTGATTTTCGACCTTCTTCCATTTCCCCTTTAATGATTTCTTGGAGCTTCTTCTCTTTATTAAGAATCCGCTCTGTAGGGAAGGGTTCAGGGCTCCAAATCAACTCCCTCTTTCCGTCCTCTGTTTTGATAGAGAAAGAAGGATAGGTAAATGGATTATCCGGATACGCTATACCTGTTTGAGTAAGAGGTAAATAGAGTTTATGGCCATCGTCTCGAGAATCGATTTCCCGTTCAAATGTTGCCACCATATTTTGATAATGTTGCCTTAAATCCTCGTCTAAATCGACTAGAATGGTAGGTACATTGATTAATTCCACTGGGTCCGGCCAAACATCAGTAAGTCTTACGAGTACGCTATTTTGCACAAGGAATTTACCAAATACAAAAGGCGAAATACCAGGTAAGACTTTTTCTGTTCTTTTCGTACCGCCCCTAGATTGTTTGTTTGAATACTCGCCTTTATCATCGTGATTGTAAGTAGTGGTTTCGATATTTCCATATTCTTCGTTCCACTTTCTTACTTCTGAATATTTATATCCGTTTTCAACCATAAGGTGAGGGAATAAGCGCCAGAGAGTATAATAAATATCCTCTGACTTACCGCCAAACAATGTGCCACTTCCCCCTACTACCTTTTTACAAGCAGCTGCAAGAGATCCTAATGCATTGCCTTGAGCGGACATTCCAGCTTTCAACTCATGAATTTCATCAATAATAGCAAGGTCAAAAAACCATCTCATTTTCCGACGAATGTACTCAACCGTTGCTATTCTCCTGGGATTCCCTTGTTGTTTAGGAATCTCTGGCTGAGTATTTTGAATTTGCTGGACTAAACGGTTATTTCCATCCTTCAGAGCATGAGTCAGTTTTCTTTCATGCTGCATCCATTCTTTGATGGACGAATACCGGGTAAGCACTTTTTTAGTCCATAAACTTTCTCCACACTCACTGCAAAAAGCATTGGCAGGCTTTTGAGCATTATGAATGCGTCGGGATTCCCCAAACTCATTTTTATCCATCGTCCGTTTAGTATGGTTTTCTTTTTCCTCACCATTTTCATCCGTTTCAATATCAGTAGATTCAATGACTTGGTGAGGCTTTCCGCAACTAGGACAATAATATCCATAACGATACGGAAGAGTCTCTTCCATTCTCTGTTTTTCTGTTTTCTTGTATTGGAAATGAACAGCTGGTACCGTTGCACAATCACCGCGCATTGTCGTAAAAGAAATTACGAAAAAGGTTGGTTTCGTTGGTTTCGGTCTTCCAGCTTTTGTCCAAGCACTATGAAATTCGATTAATTGTTCTGTTCTCTCAATAACTCGAACTTCTGCGTGTGGAATAATCTCTTTGATCTCTTCTGGCCACTTTTTGGTTAAACTAGGAGGGCACATTAAACAAGTAAAATAACCCTTCTTGTTGGACATAGCCGCTACAACATCTGCAATGGCTGTCATCATAGTCGATTTTCCGGTGGACATTTCCCCTTGAATCAATACAGCTTTCTGTTTTTTTAGCACCTTCGCTACAGCTGTAGACACATGAGCTTGAACAGGAAAAAGTTCACGCTTATAAGTACTAATCTGAGGGTGAATAGAATCTGTAAGAGGATTATGAGCTGGTTGAACCCGTTCGCTAACTTTATCAATCATGTCATTGATAAATGTTTGCATATAGGTCGTTAAGTCTTTAATCTCTTCCAGATTTCTCCCGCTCCCCTCTTTAGGAAACTTAAGAACCCTGTTTTGAATCATTTCAGAAATAATTTCATCAGCGTGTTCCTCATTTAATTTCAATTTATAAATGTCAAAGCCGTTTAGGAAAAGAGTTGGATCAAAATAAAATTCAACTTTCTCCAAATACCCTCTATTGACAAACTCTTTAAATACGGTTTCTCTCCATTCCGGTAAAATGTTAAGACCGTATTTCCCTCTGCCTAAAACTTGTCTAAGATCTTCTGCTGGATTTCCCTCAAAGGAAAGGATATAATCACTGTTTCCTAGCAATTCATCATGAACAATGGCAATTGCTTTACGATTTTGATTAATCGTTATTGGAAATTTTTCATACTTTCCTTTCTCTGAGTAAAGGCGGAGTTCTTGGACGAATTTATAGTCAGTTAGTTGTTTTTCTCCATAACCAAAAGCTAATCCCCCAGAGCCAATATCAACAGAAGCTTTCATCGCCTGCAGAGTGGAATCACTTCCTGCAATAATGGTCATGAGGATTTTTGCTCCTTGCGATTCATACTGTGGTGGTTCAACTGCTAAAGCGTAACAAAAAGCATTCTGCCAGGCTTGATCGAGGTAAATTTCTAGCATTTTGGGATTATCGTTTGATTCAGCTATTTTATTCCATTGGATCATTCTTTAACCTACCAATCAAATTAGATAGGAAGCTAGTGCTCCCTATCTACAAATGAGGTAGGGACACACCTCCCTGTCTAATTAGACTGATTGTTATTTAATGTATCCAAATAATTTTTAAATTCTTGAATTACAGTTTCTTTGGCATCCTTCTCGGATGTAGCATATCCAATCGTTAAATTGTGTACTGTACCATTTGTCAAATGAACTCGATACAAAGTTCCAGAAGGGATTGAGGCCACATGTTCAACATAAAATTTATGACCTGCATGTTCCTCTAATTTGATCGGTGTGAACTGCTTCACTGAACAGACTCCTTTCTCTAAGCTGTTTGAAGACCTTTTTCAGCCTTTTCTTCCATCAGGCGTCTGAACTCTTCAATGATTCTCCCGGAAATATCACAAATTTGAGAACCATATTTTAGAAGGGAGTCTTCGTCGTTCTTACTCCATGACTTCACATATCTGAAGCTGTAATCACTTGTGTCAAGGCCGAAGAATGAACAGACAACGAAAGCAGCTCCTTCTGCCACTACTTCTTTTTCAGATGTAGAGGAAGACGTGTCATATCGGTGCACTTTGGAGTGAACTAGTTCATGGATCAATGTCTTACACCGGTGATTGATACTTAAAGCTTCACTAACAACAATTTCATGCTTGGAAGGCTGGTAATAACCATTTGCTCCTTCTGCATCTCCATAAATAACAGAACAATTATCTTTTCGAGCAATTTGCTCGGCGTATTCGATAATTTGTCTGGCTTCAGGACAATCACCTTCAAGATTGATAATAACCTTGTCAATCGGAAGCGGTTCTCCTTCTGTTTGTTCATACGCAAATACCGGAACAGTGAGGAATCCGATAAGTTTTGTTTCCACTTCTCCGGTACCATCTTCAGTTTCCACTTCTTTAAATCGTGGCTTAAAGATTCTAATTGCTTTAGAACCTTTTTTTACCTTTCGGCCTAACTCATTCCAACGCTTCAATGGAGCAAAAAAACTAGCATTTGGATACTGAGCTTTAGCAACCATAATATTTCGGAAGGAGTAGTTAGGCATAAGTGCCTTCATCTCTAAAAGAGCTTTAAACTCCTCAGGGGAGTAACTAAAATTTTTCACTCCTTCTTCTAGGATCGATACAAGTTCTTTGACTTTTTCTTCTACACTTGGACCATCCTTGTTCCACTTTCTACAATTTTTGTTTTGGTGATTAGCCATAACAGCACCCCTTTTCTTAAAGTTTTTTATATATAAAAACGAGAATAGGTATCCCCCATTCCCGTTGTTAACCGCCATCAAAAGGCCATATAAACGCAAAAAAGCCTTTGAAGTTTGATAGATAAATAGCACAAAATAGCTATTGTCCATCAACCTCAAAGGCTGCAATGTTTCGTCTTACCCGCTAATCCTCGATGGGATTGCATTAAAAATAAAAAATAAAATAATAATATAAGGGTATTATATCCTCTATTTCCATTCTCGACAAGATATTCATTGAAGGAGAATGGCTGAAAACAT
The Bacillus methanolicus DNA segment above includes these coding regions:
- a CDS encoding DEAD/DEAH box helicase translates to MIQWNKIAESNDNPKMLEIYLDQAWQNAFCYALAVEPPQYESQGAKILMTIIAGSDSTLQAMKASVDIGSGGLAFGYGEKQLTDYKFVQELRLYSEKGKYEKFPITINQNRKAIAIVHDELLGNSDYILSFEGNPAEDLRQVLGRGKYGLNILPEWRETVFKEFVNRGYLEKVEFYFDPTLFLNGFDIYKLKLNEEHADEIISEMIQNRVLKFPKEGSGRNLEEIKDLTTYMQTFINDMIDKVSERVQPAHNPLTDSIHPQISTYKRELFPVQAHVSTAVAKVLKKQKAVLIQGEMSTGKSTMMTAIADVVAAMSNKKGYFTCLMCPPSLTKKWPEEIKEIIPHAEVRVIERTEQLIEFHSAWTKAGRPKPTKPTFFVISFTTMRGDCATVPAVHFQYKKTEKQRMEETLPYRYGYYCPSCGKPHQVIESTDIETDENGEEKENHTKRTMDKNEFGESRRIHNAQKPANAFCSECGESLWTKKVLTRYSSIKEWMQHERKLTHALKDGNNRLVQQIQNTQPEIPKQQGNPRRIATVEYIRRKMRWFFDLAIIDEIHELKAGMSAQGNALGSLAAACKKVVGGSGTLFGGKSEDIYYTLWRLFPHLMVENGYKYSEVRKWNEEYGNIETTTYNHDDKGEYSNKQSRGGTKRTEKVLPGISPFVFGKFLVQNSVLVRLTDVWPDPVELINVPTILVDLDEDLRQHYQNMVATFEREIDSRDDGHKLYLPLTQTGIAYPDNPFTYPSFSIKTEDGKRELIWSPEPFPTERILNKEKKLQEIIKGEMEEGRKSIVYVRDTGSSVEGRDVRPRLKYILEQIGAKVAIMDTSSTQTNKRSEWLRKKIVKEGYDVVIVSQELVKVGLDLLCTPTLIFYQFSWSLFTINQAARRAWRIGQTEECRLYYLSYKHTFQEQMATLIAMKNKAAGAINGDVSTDGLNAMLGDEGDLQSMLIKSIKKGVVLKGSTEEWVAEASDRAREILAGIGKKKQKQLTPKEQFIIWVNQQIESDSSRNVLIRKATTITANIEKGIVNGFTFVNNVLEVDLVAAFGFDCIVDGEIVAYLTEFEREVAATVENQQISLFEIKEEENKSRKKRNGPVTGQLAFELF
- a CDS encoding ArdC-like ssDNA-binding domain-containing protein — encoded protein: MANHQNKNCRKWNKDGPSVEEKVKELVSILEEGVKNFSYSPEEFKALLEMKALMPNYSFRNIMVAKAQYPNASFFAPLKRWNELGRKVKKGSKAIRIFKPRFKEVETEDGTGEVETKLIGFLTVPVFAYEQTEGEPLPIDKVIINLEGDCPEARQIIEYAEQIARKDNCSVIYGDAEGANGYYQPSKHEIVVSEALSINHRCKTLIHELVHSKVHRYDTSSSTSEKEVVAEGAAFVVCSFFGLDTSDYSFRYVKSWSKNDEDSLLKYGSQICDISGRIIEEFRRLMEEKAEKGLQTA